Proteins from a genomic interval of Streptomyces sp. Tu6071:
- the ispG gene encoding flavodoxin-dependent (E)-4-hydroxy-3-methylbut-2-enyl-diphosphate synthase, with product MTAISLGMPSVPTQLAERRKSRQIQVGSVPVGGGAPVSVQSMTTTRTSDIGATLQQIAELTASGCQIVRVACPTQDDADALPVIARKSQIPVIADIHFQPKYVFAAIDAGCAAVRVNPGNIKQFDDKVKEIAKAAGDAGVPIRIGVNAGSLDRRLLQKYGKATPEALVESALWEASLFEEHGFRDIKISVKHNDPVVMVNAYRQLAQACDYPLHLGVTEAGPAFQGTIKSAVAFGALLAEGIGDTIRVSLSAPPAEEVKVGLQILESLNLKPRRLEIVSCPSCGRAQVDVYKLANEVTAGLDGMEVPLRVAVMGCVVNGPGEAREADLGVASGNGKGQIFVKGEVVKTVPESKIVETLIDEAQKIAAQMEADGITSGEPEVSIS from the coding sequence ATGACTGCGATTTCACTGGGAATGCCGTCCGTTCCTACCCAGCTCGCCGAGCGCAGGAAGAGCCGGCAGATCCAGGTCGGGAGCGTCCCCGTCGGTGGTGGCGCCCCCGTGTCCGTCCAGTCGATGACCACCACACGTACCTCCGACATCGGCGCGACGCTCCAGCAGATCGCCGAGCTGACGGCCTCCGGCTGCCAGATCGTCCGCGTCGCCTGCCCGACGCAGGACGACGCCGACGCGCTGCCCGTCATCGCGCGCAAGTCGCAGATCCCCGTCATCGCGGACATCCACTTCCAGCCGAAGTACGTCTTCGCCGCCATCGACGCGGGCTGTGCGGCGGTCCGGGTGAACCCGGGCAACATCAAGCAGTTCGACGACAAGGTCAAGGAGATCGCCAAGGCAGCGGGCGACGCGGGCGTGCCGATCCGCATCGGCGTCAACGCCGGCTCGCTCGACAGGCGCCTGCTGCAGAAGTACGGCAAGGCCACGCCCGAGGCGCTCGTCGAGTCCGCCCTGTGGGAGGCGTCGCTCTTCGAGGAGCACGGCTTCCGCGACATCAAGATCTCGGTCAAGCACAACGACCCCGTCGTCATGGTCAACGCCTACCGCCAGCTCGCGCAGGCGTGCGACTACCCCCTCCACCTGGGTGTCACCGAGGCCGGGCCGGCCTTCCAGGGCACCATCAAGTCCGCCGTCGCCTTCGGCGCCCTGCTCGCCGAGGGCATCGGCGACACGATCCGCGTCTCCCTCTCGGCGCCCCCCGCCGAGGAGGTCAAGGTCGGCCTCCAGATCCTGGAGTCCCTCAACCTCAAGCCGCGCCGCCTGGAGATCGTCTCCTGCCCCTCCTGCGGTCGCGCCCAGGTCGACGTCTACAAGCTCGCCAACGAGGTCACCGCCGGCCTCGACGGCATGGAGGTCCCGCTGCGCGTCGCGGTCATGGGCTGCGTCGTCAACGGTCCGGGCGAGGCCCGCGAGGCCGACCTCGGCGTTGCCTCCGGCAACGGCAAGGGCCAGATCTTCGTCAAGGGCGAGGTCGTCAAGACCGTGCCCGAGTCCAAGATCGTGGAGACCCTCATCGACGAGGCGCAGAAGATCGCCGCCCAGATGGAGGCCGACGGCATCACCTCCGGCGAGCCCGAGGTCTCCATCAGCTGA
- a CDS encoding M50 family metallopeptidase has product MTVLMTILGIVVFVIGLLFSIAWHELGHLSTAKLFGIRVPQYMVGFGPTLFSRKKGDTEYGVKAVPLGGYIRMIGMFPPGPDGRVEVRSTSPWRGMIEDARSAAYEELEPGDETRMFYTRKPWKRVIVMFAGPFMNLVLAVAIFFGVMMTFGLNTQTTTVSTVSDCVINQSENRDTCAKDDAPAPAKAAGLKPGDKIIAYNGQSVDDYGVLQSRIRASHGTATITIERDGTRRTLHADVIENQVAKTDGDGGVVDGEYVTAGFLGFTPASGIVKQSFGQSVDQMGTMMENGVQSMLALPSKIPDLWNAAFDGGERKQDSPMGVLGAARVGGEVFTLDIPPENQIAMMLFLVAGFNLSLFLFNMLPLLPLDGGHIAGALWEAVRRHTARVFRRPDPGPFDVAKLMPVAYVVAGIFVCFTLLVFIADLVNPVKIT; this is encoded by the coding sequence GTGACCGTATTGATGACGATCCTCGGCATAGTCGTCTTCGTGATCGGGCTGCTGTTCTCGATCGCCTGGCACGAGCTGGGGCACCTTTCCACCGCGAAACTCTTCGGCATCCGCGTGCCGCAGTACATGGTCGGCTTCGGGCCGACGCTCTTCTCGCGCAAGAAGGGCGACACCGAGTACGGCGTCAAGGCCGTGCCGCTCGGTGGCTACATCCGCATGATCGGGATGTTCCCGCCAGGACCGGACGGCCGGGTCGAGGTGCGTTCCACGTCGCCCTGGCGCGGCATGATCGAGGACGCCCGCTCCGCCGCGTACGAGGAACTCGAACCGGGCGACGAGACGCGCATGTTCTACACGCGCAAGCCCTGGAAGCGCGTCATCGTCATGTTCGCGGGCCCGTTCATGAATCTGGTGCTCGCCGTCGCGATCTTCTTCGGCGTCATGATGACCTTCGGCCTGAACACGCAGACCACCACGGTCAGCACGGTCTCCGACTGCGTCATCAACCAGAGCGAGAACCGCGACACCTGCGCGAAGGACGATGCTCCCGCGCCCGCCAAGGCAGCGGGACTCAAGCCGGGCGACAAGATCATCGCTTACAACGGGCAGTCCGTCGACGACTACGGCGTCCTCCAGTCCCGCATCCGCGCCTCGCACGGCACGGCGACGATCACGATCGAGCGCGACGGCACCCGTCGTACGCTCCACGCCGACGTCATAGAGAACCAGGTCGCCAAGACGGACGGCGACGGCGGCGTCGTCGACGGCGAGTACGTCACTGCGGGCTTCCTCGGTTTCACTCCGGCCTCGGGCATCGTCAAGCAGTCCTTCGGTCAGTCCGTCGACCAGATGGGCACCATGATGGAGAACGGCGTCCAGTCGATGCTGGCGCTGCCCTCCAAGATCCCCGACCTGTGGAACGCGGCGTTCGACGGCGGGGAGCGCAAGCAGGACTCGCCCATGGGCGTCCTCGGCGCGGCGCGGGTGGGCGGCGAGGTCTTCACCCTCGACATCCCGCCGGAGAACCAGATCGCGATGATGCTGTTCCTCGTCGCGGGCTTCAACCTCTCCCTGTTCCTGTTCAACATGCTGCCCCTGCTGCCCCTGGACGGCGGTCACATCGCGGGCGCGCTGTGGGAAGCGGTACGCCGCCACACGGCCCGCGTCTTCCGCCGCCCCGACCCGGGCCCCTTCGACGTCGCCAAGCTGATGCCGGTGGCGTACGTGGTCGCGGGCATCTTCGTGTGCTTCACGCTGCTCGTGTTCATCGCGGACCTGGTGAACCCGGTCAAGATCACCTGA
- the dxr gene encoding 1-deoxy-D-xylulose-5-phosphate reductoisomerase: protein MTDSPAPLADPHLRYDATPGRRDIVVLGSTGSIGTQAVDLVLRNPDRFRVTALSAAGGRVGLLAEQAYRLRVGHVAVAREDVVPQLREALSAQYGAEPLPEILAGPDAATHLAASPCHTVLNGITGSIGLAPTLAALKAGRTLALANKESLIVGGPLVKELAAPGQIIPVDSEHAALFQALAAGTRAEVRKLVVTASGGPFRGRTRAELATVTPQDALAHPTWSMGPVITVNSATLVNKGLEVIEAHLLYDIPFDRIEVVVHPQSYVHSMVEFVDGSTLAQATPPDMRGPIAIGLGWPERVPDAARGFDWSAASTWEFFPLDDDAFPSVGLARHVGRLAGTAPAVFNAANEECVDAFLKGALAFNAIMDTVTAVVAEHGTPAAGTALTLEDVLDAETWARARARELAAKATVEATA, encoded by the coding sequence ATGACCGACAGTCCTGCTCCACTCGCCGACCCCCACCTCCGCTACGACGCCACGCCGGGACGCCGCGACATCGTCGTGCTCGGCTCCACGGGCTCCATCGGTACGCAGGCCGTGGACCTCGTCCTGCGCAACCCGGACCGCTTCCGGGTCACCGCGCTCTCCGCGGCGGGCGGCAGGGTCGGCCTGCTCGCCGAGCAGGCGTACCGCCTGCGCGTGGGCCACGTAGCGGTGGCGCGCGAAGACGTCGTGCCGCAGCTGCGTGAGGCGCTCTCCGCGCAGTACGGCGCGGAGCCGCTGCCGGAGATCCTCGCGGGCCCCGACGCCGCGACGCACCTCGCGGCGTCGCCGTGCCACACAGTGCTCAACGGCATCACCGGTTCCATCGGCCTCGCCCCCACGCTCGCGGCGCTGAAGGCCGGGCGCACTCTCGCGCTCGCCAACAAGGAGTCGCTCATCGTCGGCGGCCCGCTCGTCAAGGAGCTGGCGGCGCCGGGTCAGATCATCCCCGTCGACTCCGAGCACGCCGCGCTCTTCCAGGCGCTCGCCGCCGGCACGCGTGCCGAGGTGCGCAAGCTCGTCGTGACGGCGTCGGGCGGCCCCTTCCGAGGCCGTACGAGGGCCGAACTGGCCACCGTCACCCCGCAGGACGCGCTCGCGCACCCCACGTGGTCCATGGGCCCGGTCATCACCGTCAACTCCGCGACGCTCGTGAACAAGGGCCTGGAGGTCATCGAGGCGCATCTCCTCTACGACATCCCCTTCGACCGCATCGAGGTCGTCGTGCACCCGCAGTCCTACGTGCACTCGATGGTCGAGTTCGTGGACGGTTCGACGCTCGCGCAGGCGACGCCGCCCGACATGCGCGGCCCCATCGCGATCGGCCTGGGCTGGCCCGAGCGCGTGCCCGACGCGGCGCGCGGATTCGACTGGAGCGCCGCGTCGACCTGGGAGTTCTTCCCGCTCGACGACGACGCGTTCCCCTCGGTCGGACTCGCCCGGCACGTGGGGCGGCTCGCGGGGACGGCCCCGGCGGTGTTCAATGCCGCCAACGAGGAATGTGTGGACGCCTTTCTCAAGGGCGCCCTCGCCTTCAACGCGATCATGGACACGGTGACCGCCGTGGTGGCCGAGCACGGCACGCCCGCGGCGGGAACCGCCCTGACGCTTGAGGACGTTCTCGACGCGGAGACCTGGGCACGGGCCCGGGCCCGCGAACTTGCTGCGAAGGCGACAGTGGAGGCCACTGCGTGA
- a CDS encoding aldehyde dehydrogenase family protein, producing MTSTHAFWLAGRQATGETTFDVTSPWDGRLVGKVGIPTEAQVEEAVAAAYAVREEFAASPAHVRAAALDHVAKRLTERTEEIAQLISAENGKPIKWARGEVGRAVSVFRFASEEARRFNGGEGLRLDTDAGGEGRIGLTRRFPRGVVLGIAPFNFPLNLCAHKVAPALAAGVPIILKPAPATPLSALVLGEILAETALPAGSWSVLTVENDRMPALVQDERLPVISFTGSEKVGYAIMDSVPRKHCTLELGGNGAAVVLADYASDADLDWAASRIATFSNYQGGQSCISVQRVIADAAVYDRLAERVVKAVEAQVTGDPSDSATEVGPLVSEDAARRVESWVDEAVTAGATLLTGGERDGASYAPTVLADLPADTTLAREEVFGPVLSLIKVNGEDEAYAAVNDSKYGLQAGVFTHDVQAAFRAHRALEVGGVIIGDAPSYRADQMPYGGAKLSGVGREGVRSAMEDYTYERIMVFTGVQL from the coding sequence ATGACTTCCACCCATGCCTTCTGGCTCGCCGGCCGCCAGGCCACTGGCGAGACCACGTTCGACGTCACCTCGCCGTGGGACGGCCGCCTCGTCGGGAAGGTCGGCATTCCCACCGAGGCGCAGGTCGAGGAGGCGGTCGCCGCCGCGTACGCGGTGCGCGAGGAGTTCGCGGCGAGCCCCGCGCACGTACGCGCCGCCGCGCTCGACCACGTCGCGAAGCGGCTCACCGAGCGCACCGAGGAGATCGCTCAGCTCATCTCGGCCGAGAACGGCAAACCCATCAAGTGGGCGCGCGGCGAGGTCGGCCGCGCCGTCTCCGTCTTCCGTTTCGCGAGCGAGGAAGCGCGCCGCTTTAACGGCGGCGAGGGGCTCCGGCTCGACACCGACGCGGGTGGCGAGGGACGCATCGGGCTCACGCGGCGCTTCCCGCGCGGCGTCGTCCTCGGTATCGCGCCGTTCAACTTCCCGCTCAACCTGTGCGCCCACAAGGTCGCCCCCGCCCTCGCGGCCGGGGTGCCCATCATTCTCAAGCCGGCCCCCGCGACGCCTCTCTCCGCGCTCGTCCTCGGCGAGATCCTCGCCGAGACGGCGCTGCCTGCGGGCAGCTGGTCCGTCCTGACCGTCGAGAACGACCGCATGCCCGCGCTCGTCCAGGACGAGCGCCTCCCGGTGATCTCGTTCACGGGCTCGGAGAAGGTCGGCTACGCGATCATGGACTCCGTCCCGCGCAAGCACTGCACCCTCGAACTCGGCGGCAACGGCGCGGCCGTCGTCCTCGCGGACTACGCCTCGGACGCCGACCTCGACTGGGCCGCGAGCCGCATCGCGACGTTCTCGAACTACCAGGGCGGCCAGTCCTGCATCTCGGTCCAGCGCGTCATCGCCGACGCCGCCGTCTACGACCGCCTCGCCGAACGCGTCGTCAAGGCCGTCGAGGCCCAGGTGACGGGCGATCCCTCCGACTCGGCGACCGAGGTCGGCCCGCTCGTCAGCGAGGACGCCGCGCGGCGCGTCGAGTCCTGGGTCGACGAGGCGGTCACCGCCGGCGCGACGCTCCTGACCGGCGGCGAGCGCGACGGCGCGTCGTACGCCCCCACCGTGCTCGCCGACCTGCCCGCCGACACGACCCTCGCGCGCGAGGAGGTCTTCGGGCCCGTGCTGTCCCTGATCAAGGTGAACGGCGAGGACGAGGCGTACGCCGCGGTCAACGACTCGAAGTACGGCCTCCAGGCCGGAGTCTTCACGCACGACGTGCAGGCGGCGTTCCGCGCCCACCGCGCGCTGGAGGTCGGCGGCGTGATCATCGGCGATGCGCCCTCGTACCGCGCCGACCAGATGCCGTACGGCGGCGCCAAGCTCTCCGGCGTGGGGCGCGAAGGCGTCCGCTCGGCGATGGAGGACTACACCTACGAGCGGATCATGGTCTTCACCGGCGTCCAGCTCTGA
- a CDS encoding PucR family transcriptional regulator yields the protein MPPTLASLVHHSALKLTVLAGADRLDTPVRWAHVSELIDPVPYMNGGELLLTTALTLDAENPEKVRPYVRRLARAGVVGLGFGRGVNYDEVPAALVAAAEAESLPLLEVPRRTPFLAITKAVSAAIAAEQYRAVTAGFAAQRELTRQALVGEGPEGLIGALAAQLNGWAAVYDASGAVVAAAPEWAARRAARLTPDVRRLRDRPAPASAVVAAAEDRVELHSLGAARHPRAALAVGTEGTLGTAERYSVHAAISLLTLTTERSRAFQAAEQRIGAAVLGMLLAGESGHARAAAGDLYGALLDAPFRLVIVAATSPVPRPPATSRAADPAEGDVPPEPAADPFTAMVERVEAAAARAGEPVLVVREGDRLVLLAVDQGAVADACATYAGETDRARDPGAAAAPAADSALAIGLSAPSGPVAAATAYKQAEQALSVARRRGRTLVEHEDVAAGSVLPLLADDAVRAFADGLLRALHDHDATGRGNLVASLRAWLAHHGQWDAAAAELGVHRHTLRYRMRRVEEILGRSLDDPDVRMELWLALKATTASGGVG from the coding sequence ATGCCGCCCACGCTCGCCTCTCTCGTCCACCACTCCGCGCTCAAGCTCACCGTGCTGGCCGGAGCGGACCGCCTGGACACCCCCGTCCGCTGGGCGCATGTGAGCGAGCTGATCGATCCGGTGCCGTACATGAACGGGGGAGAGCTCCTTCTGACCACCGCGCTCACCCTCGACGCGGAGAACCCCGAGAAGGTCCGCCCCTACGTCCGGCGCCTGGCGCGCGCCGGCGTCGTCGGGCTCGGCTTCGGCAGGGGCGTCAACTACGACGAGGTTCCCGCCGCGCTCGTGGCGGCGGCCGAGGCGGAGTCGCTGCCGCTGCTCGAAGTGCCGCGACGTACCCCCTTCCTGGCGATCACGAAGGCGGTCTCGGCGGCGATCGCGGCCGAGCAGTACCGCGCCGTCACCGCGGGCTTCGCCGCGCAGCGCGAACTCACGCGACAGGCCCTCGTCGGCGAGGGCCCCGAGGGCCTCATCGGCGCGCTCGCCGCGCAGCTCAACGGCTGGGCCGCCGTCTACGACGCGTCGGGCGCCGTTGTCGCCGCCGCGCCCGAGTGGGCCGCGCGACGTGCCGCGCGCCTCACGCCCGACGTGCGCCGCCTCCGCGACCGCCCGGCGCCGGCGAGCGCGGTCGTGGCCGCCGCCGAGGACAGGGTCGAACTGCACTCGCTCGGCGCCGCCCGCCACCCCCGCGCCGCCCTCGCCGTCGGCACCGAGGGCACGCTCGGCACGGCGGAGCGCTACTCGGTCCACGCCGCGATCTCCCTGCTCACCCTTACCACGGAGCGCTCCCGCGCCTTCCAGGCCGCCGAGCAGCGCATCGGCGCCGCCGTCCTCGGAATGCTCCTCGCCGGCGAGTCGGGCCACGCGCGCGCCGCGGCGGGGGACCTGTACGGCGCGCTGCTCGACGCGCCGTTCCGCCTCGTCATCGTCGCCGCGACGTCGCCCGTGCCGCGACCGCCCGCGACGTCCCGCGCGGCCGATCCCGCCGAGGGAGACGTGCCGCCCGAACCAGCGGCAGACCCCTTCACAGCCATGGTGGAGCGCGTCGAAGCCGCCGCGGCGCGCGCCGGTGAGCCCGTCCTCGTCGTCCGCGAGGGCGACCGCCTCGTCCTCCTCGCCGTCGACCAGGGCGCCGTCGCCGACGCCTGCGCGACGTACGCCGGGGAAACGGACCGCGCCCGCGACCCCGGGGCGGCCGCGGCGCCCGCCGCCGACAGCGCTCTCGCCATCGGCCTCTCCGCCCCATCGGGGCCGGTCGCCGCCGCCACCGCCTACAAACAGGCCGAACAGGCCCTCTCCGTGGCGCGACGTCGCGGCCGGACGCTGGTCGAGCACGAGGACGTCGCGGCGGGCTCCGTGCTTCCGCTCCTCGCGGACGACGCCGTACGCGCCTTCGCGGACGGCCTCCTGCGCGCGCTCCACGACCACGACGCGACGGGGCGCGGCAACCTCGTCGCGTCCCTGCGCGCCTGGCTCGCCCACCACGGCCAGTGGGACGCCGCGGCGGCCGAGCTGGGCGTCCACCGGCACACCCTCCGCTACCGCATGCGCCGCGTCGAGGAGATCCTGGGCCGCTCCCTCGACGACCCCGACGTACGGATGGAACTCTGGCTCGCCCTCAAGGCCACCACCGCGTCGGGCGGCGTCGGCTGA
- a CDS encoding ATP-binding protein, whose protein sequence is MDRDGTYGSQAPGSGPAPGGPPAESVPPMPPVPDGPPGVRGVTDARQGGAVPPVPPRPAGPPPAATVPSPSHGRPAAYDARVTPPMPGWDPGASPGGSVAARPPGADFLDWLRTPRPPALPGIWRFGHRPRPEVEPEQTPGRQLVSGAVIALLVGWLFWSLLLNNYLWGDWWLAPLFALLPSSWAPSGSQAAVRATNIYQLLITLLFLVLVARLGRWPELWRRYSPWSRTRRETTSAASPPPAPTPQEDPAQWPELRAAGEHAAADRLADEAFAGRLRDVDHARLVRAWRSVQSGRLPVETFRRDVLRDGAAAFPHPSGRRDLPARSVPHDLATGQVRLGATLDDARNAYAYRTAGFALGSELLATSLVAVGPAGSGKTGALVHPVAEALCLQALAGRAAVVVVGAESAGLGRADNYDIVIRLGHPDSVYDLDLYGGTHDAEEAATFLAEALVGDLPQASSSGRRPSTVLAQVLGPFRAVHGRFPSVAELRLLLDGSPKHLAALRAALAAAGHSALLRDVESRERQAGQPGDAAPLLVDRLALLDRPAFADFFDTSGEGAPFSFRALDHPVRVRIELPSRSHPDAARVLARLVLAQFTASVLVRGDVSLFACLALDDTAGVVTAESVRAIQSLRSAHAGVLLALRTLDDVPQELRAPLLGAVGCRMALSGVAPRDGQDFAAAWGTEWREIRDVTDRQIVADEPLTKVSHFLRKAITGKAPTAQSVTVRQVERERWSASELAHALPPGHAVVSLTTVRGEHAPPLLVDLRH, encoded by the coding sequence CCCCGCCGCGACGGTGCCGTCCCCGTCGCACGGGCGCCCCGCCGCCTACGACGCGCGGGTGACGCCGCCCATGCCGGGGTGGGACCCCGGCGCGTCTCCAGGGGGGAGCGTCGCGGCGAGGCCCCCCGGGGCGGACTTTCTCGACTGGCTCCGTACACCGCGTCCGCCGGCCCTCCCCGGCATCTGGCGCTTCGGCCACCGGCCGCGGCCCGAGGTCGAACCGGAACAGACTCCGGGGCGGCAACTCGTCAGCGGGGCGGTGATCGCTCTGCTGGTGGGGTGGTTGTTCTGGTCGTTGCTTCTCAACAATTATTTGTGGGGGGACTGGTGGCTGGCGCCTCTGTTCGCCCTCTTGCCGAGTTCATGGGCTCCGAGCGGCTCTCAGGCGGCTGTTCGAGCCACCAACATTTACCAACTTCTGATCACATTGCTGTTCCTTGTGCTGGTCGCCAGGCTGGGCCGCTGGCCCGAGCTCTGGCGCCGCTATTCCCCCTGGTCCCGCACCCGTCGCGAAACCACCAGCGCGGCGTCCCCGCCCCCGGCCCCCACCCCCCAGGAAGACCCCGCGCAATGGCCCGAGCTGCGGGCGGCCGGTGAGCACGCCGCGGCCGACAGGCTCGCGGACGAGGCGTTCGCGGGCCGGCTGCGCGACGTGGACCACGCGCGACTCGTACGCGCCTGGCGCTCCGTGCAGTCCGGACGACTGCCTGTCGAGACGTTCCGGCGGGACGTCCTGCGCGACGGCGCCGCGGCGTTCCCGCACCCGTCGGGCCGGCGCGACCTCCCCGCGCGCTCCGTGCCGCACGACCTCGCCACGGGCCAGGTCCGCCTCGGCGCGACCCTGGACGACGCGCGCAACGCCTACGCGTACCGCACCGCCGGCTTCGCCCTCGGCTCGGAACTCCTCGCGACGTCCCTCGTCGCCGTCGGCCCCGCGGGCTCCGGCAAGACCGGCGCGCTCGTCCACCCCGTCGCCGAAGCACTGTGCCTGCAAGCCCTGGCGGGCCGCGCCGCGGTCGTCGTGGTCGGCGCGGAGAGCGCGGGGCTCGGACGTGCCGACAACTACGACATCGTCATCCGTCTCGGCCACCCCGACTCCGTCTACGACCTCGACCTCTACGGCGGCACCCACGACGCGGAGGAAGCCGCGACGTTCCTCGCCGAAGCCCTGGTCGGCGACCTCCCGCAGGCATCCAGTTCGGGGCGGCGCCCCAGCACCGTCCTCGCCCAGGTGCTGGGCCCCTTCCGCGCCGTCCACGGCCGTTTCCCGTCCGTGGCGGAACTGCGCCTCCTCCTCGACGGCTCCCCGAAGCACCTCGCCGCGCTGCGGGCCGCGCTCGCCGCCGCGGGCCACAGCGCCCTCCTGCGCGACGTGGAGTCGCGCGAACGCCAGGCCGGTCAGCCCGGCGACGCCGCGCCGCTGCTCGTCGACCGGCTCGCGCTCCTCGATCGCCCCGCCTTCGCCGACTTCTTCGACACGTCGGGGGAGGGCGCGCCGTTCTCCTTCCGCGCCCTCGACCATCCGGTACGCGTGCGCATCGAGCTGCCCTCGCGCAGCCACCCCGACGCCGCGCGCGTCCTGGCGCGGCTGGTTCTCGCTCAGTTCACGGCGAGTGTGCTGGTACGCGGCGATGTCTCGCTCTTCGCGTGCCTCGCGCTGGACGACACGGCCGGCGTCGTGACAGCCGAGTCCGTACGCGCCATCCAGTCGCTGCGCTCCGCCCACGCCGGCGTGCTCCTCGCGCTGCGCACGCTCGACGACGTACCGCAGGAACTGCGGGCGCCGCTCCTCGGCGCTGTCGGGTGCCGCATGGCGCTCTCGGGGGTCGCGCCGAGGGACGGGCAGGACTTCGCCGCTGCGTGGGGCACTGAGTGGCGCGAGATCCGCGACGTCACGGACCGGCAGATCGTCGCGGACGAACCCCTCACCAAGGTCAGCCACTTCCTGCGGAAGGCCATCACGGGCAAGGCGCCGACCGCGCAGTCCGTCACGGTGCGGCAGGTGGAGCGCGAGCGCTGGTCGGCGTCGGAACTCGCCCACGCCCTGCCCCCGGGGCACGCGGTGGTCTCCCTCACGACGGTGCGGGGCGAGCACGCGCCGCCCCTCCTGGTCGACCTGCGCCACTGA